The DNA sequence tctctgataaaaagaGGGATGTCACACTGCATAATGacgattttactatttatacgccactcatcttactgggtttccccagacactctaagcagcttccaacataaataaaatcataataaaacactgaacatttaaacaaaaatctTCCCTATAGAGGATTGCCTTCCGACAGATAGGGGaacagataactccataccctccaggcCATTTTTCCAATGAGATGGACActctaaggaaaagtgagacatcccaggatccaatcagaaaccaggatggctttgcTAAATCAGagaagtccctggaaaatagggacatttggagggtctgccaaAGGTGGCAACCGAAGACACAGCAGAAGCCTATCAGTGTGTCACTCCAAGGAAAGTTGGAGGTCATATTTctatttcctgctgctgcttgtggGGCCCAGATAAGCCCCCCAGGGGAATCTGAGAGGGGCTTGAGCCCCACAGCCCCCTTGAAGTTGGGCATGAAGGCCTACAGGGTCAGTTGCTGCATCTCTGCCCAAGAAGAGCTGTGGGTGGGGAAGGGCAGCTTGGCCCCAGCAGGACAGGACTTGCCTGGGGACATCTCAGGCCTCTCCTGGGGCCTTGGCAAAGGGGCTCTTCCTCTGCCTTCTTCCTCCACATCCCTGCCATTGGGAGTCTTGTATTTGGACTTTCCAAACCTAAGAACAGGATTTGTCTCACCTTCTTTTAAATGGATGACAGCTGCTTTAGGAGACAACAAGAGTCTGCAAAGCAggataaaaagaagagaaacagtATTAAACTACATTTCAAAGAATATATACATATCACCCTTGAGTTGCGTGGCATTAACATTgttctaaccactaggccacacggACTCTCCTAGAACCTTGGCACTGAGGCCGGGAATTCCATGTTCTCAAGGGCCGTTGCCTAGCAACGGAACTTGTGACCGTTTGAACAGAGCTTCCTGCATCCTCAGCATCTCGAGGGTTGCAGAGGTGGCCTGTAGTGACCTTCGCTCAGTCACTACATTAGAAGATGGCGTCCCCAAGACCCCTGGAGGTAAGTGGAGGTTGCCATGGCCAGTAGACCTAACTCTAGAAACTAGATTAATGGTCTCACCAAGTTGGGCAAAGAGCTATCCAAAGTCAAAGAAAGGGTGGAGCTTTGCCCAGGTTTTTGGAAGTGGAGAGACAAAAGGAACATGTAGTGTACTATATTGTAGTCGATTGAATATTATTTTGAACAAAGGATTCCTCCTGATTTATGTACATGTGAATCTGGGAGAGGCTTCATTTCTATTTCTACATGCTGGGTGTTATGTGGTACCAAAGTTTGTagggaaagggaaaaacagaagaagaacagaGAGTGTGAGCCGGTGGCCCAATGGAGGGGAAAGGGATTTCGGATGGATCTGGTTTTTCTGCAGAGCTGAGGCAGGGAGCCCTGCTGCCCACCTGTCCACAGAGTCCATCACAGGGAAGGGCTGCTCCCAGGTGCAGGTGAGGGAGAGACAGGAGGCCTGGCGGAGCTCTGCTCCTGGAGGAAGGACGGATGAGAAACAGAGCCATGGGCTCTGCTGAGACAGGCCAGCTCCCTCAGGCCTCCTCTCCCCCAACTGTCATCTGGCGGCAGCCATTTCATCAGGCGgcctcagtgggagagagaaCAGCATTCCAGACCCTGGGGCCTGAGCTTTTGAGTTGTcgtttcctctgccctcctcgcCCCCTTTCCTTCCGTGTTGTATTTCTGTTGGTCAGATTCTTTATTACAACAGAAGTCTGCCAGTAGGGAGTTTCTtgcatttgatttcttttttataaagaatttattggtattttaagaacatacagacaaaaaagaaaaaatacatacatgctacaaattacaaaacaaagacaaaaaagaaaaaacaaacttatacaaacaTAAGACTTataagtttgtttttttcttttttgtctttgttttgtaatttgtagtatatgtattttttcttttttgtctgtatGTTCTTTAAATACATTTGATTTCATGGAAGGCTCTCTTGGAGCCTTTTTGGCTTAAGAGaggggtacaaatgctctaaattaaTGGATCGTAGAATGAGGTTTCTAAGGAAATGGAGGACAGagattttcagtttctttcccaACCTACCTTGCCTGTGCTTTCCTGATCAACACAAAAACATGAATGGGTCAGATCCACTTCTCACATTCTGACTCCCTGTTTCTCTTTTCTCATGGACAGGGAATTGATTTTGATGAGGACGAGATACTGGAAATCAGCCTGGAAGATGGGGAGGATCTTCCTCCAAGGTAATGCGATGCTAACCCCCCCAAtaattaattgctttctaagcccccccccccggtccattTCTATGGTGGTGGTGCTTGGGGTCTTTGAAGGAGGGGAGCCAATAAAACCTTTTTGCATAAGTGttacttctctctcccctcagcaTCCAAACCACAGGTTCTCTGGATGCGGCTGATGTTCCTCCCGAAGGCTTCAGCAAGGACCAGCTGAAGGCCACAGTTACAGATGTCATCACCAcgatgaagaagaagatggtCCGAAGGAAGGCGCTCCGAGATCTTTCCGCCCTCCTGCAGAAGATCCAGGAATATGTGAGTTACTGAAGAAAATAGGAGTGGGAAGTCAAAAAGGAATTGATTCTTTCTGTACAGGATGCTaaatgttttggaatgttttcttCTCAGCCATCGGTAGCGCTTCCTGCATCCTCCCTTGGCCAACTGGTGGCTATCTCCTGTCTGTGCGCACTGGATCCAGACCCGGAGTGCAGGCAGCAGGCAGCAGAGGCCCTCTGCCATCTTCTGCCCATCCTGCGGCGCAAAGAAGGTAAGACTGGAAGAACGCATCCCAGCAAGGGGTGGGGTCAGCAAGACCCGAACTAACCCTTTGGCTTTCCTTTGCAGAGACGTTGGCACGAATGTCAGGGACCCAAACGCTCatcagcagagctcagaaggtccTCAATTCCACCGGAGGACCGGTTCCTGAATTATTCATGAATGACTGCTACTCTCTTGCCAGGGTAAGTCACTGTCACACAATGCCCAGCAGTCTCTCAAGCCACATGTTCTGGGTTCCACAGAGAAAGCACCTGGGCTTTCTGCTCCCCAGCCCTGCCCTGTGGGCATCTCTGACCTCCCTCTCTTGCTTCAGGTCTTTGGCGCCTTTCTACCTGCGGACCAGCTCGTGGAGGCCATGTGCTTCCTGGCCAGCGACCTGGTTGTCGAGAGCAGCTTCAACCCCTTAGACATCTCCCACCTACTGCAAGAGTTCATCAAGCAGTTTAGCGGCAAAGCAGTAGAGGTAAGGTGTCTGCAAAGGTAGGAGAGAAGAAGAATCTCCGCTTTGGTGTTGGGGAGGCAAAGGCATGCCATTGGGTGGCCAGGACACATGTGTGTTTGTTGAGAGGGGCCTGGCAATGTCAGGACAAGAACCTCAGCCAAGGGTCCTCCTTCTGGGAGCAGACTGGCAAGCTTCTTCTCTTGGCCCACAATGGACAGGGGAACTGGTTCCCTGGAGCTGGCTGGCTCCAATACTCCCAAGGACCCTGAGGGGGACCTTTGAAGGAAGGTGGCTGTGGTGGCAGAGGTCAAGGGTCCCTCTTTCTAGGAGAGATGGAGGGATCCACCTGCAGACAGCCCCGCTTCCTTGTACTCTCCCAGCAaccctctccttttctctgaCAGGTGGAGGTGCTGCTGGAGGCCTTCTACGACATCACCCTGGGGCCTACAGTGGAGGGCAGAAACATGGCCGTCTTCGCTTTCTCCATCTTGTCACACCAGCGCCTGGAGAAAGTGGTTGAATACCTCCTCCAGTTTCCCTTCAGGTAGGGAGCCCTCCAGGTTCTCCTGGGCTAAGGGAAAGGTTGGCAAGCTGCAGGAAAGCTTGCTCAGAATACCCTTGCTGCTATCTCCTCTCTCAGGGGCATGGCAGCAAGCAGAAGGCTTGAATCTGACCACTGCTCTTGTTTTTGCATTCAAAGAGAGTGCAAGAGAGTATGGAAGGAGGTTTTAACATCGGCCGACCAAGAACAACTGCTCCATCTTCTGGCCGAGCAGCTTTACCAAAGCCCCTTGGCGGAATCTCCCACCCAAGTGGTAAGCACCAACCACCTGCTTTCTggcttccttcttcccagggtGATATCGAGGGCTTTCTGTATTCTGCAGAAAAGCAGGGAAAGTGACTTGTACCTCTCTCTCTTGCAGCAACATCTCTCCAGCTTGTTGCAGGCCATCCTCAGGATGGAGGAATACAAGGCAGCTGTGCGGCGGAACTTCCCACAGCTGCTGATCGCTCTCCTGGGGGTGGTTGTCAACTTCCACTACGACCAGGAGTTCCTCAGGTGAGTAGTGTCTTGCAAAGGGGCCAATGGAGTCCTTTTCCCTTCAACCACCTCTGGGGGATTCCAGTCCAACTTGGTTTTCTAAGGGAGGTTCTCCTTAAGGCGGCTCCTAGGGAGGAAGTATGGGGGAAGGAATCTGAATGTGTGACAATGACCCTCCTGGTAAAACTGGCCTTGCTGTTGTTACAGAGGGGCTAAGGAAGTCCTGCACCTCCTTCTCAGCACCACTGGAGCGCAAGTCGAGGCGGCCATTGTAGACCAACTTTTCTGCCCCGAGAATTTCAGCCAGGGGTTGTCTGCCATGGTGAGGTAAGAGGAAGAACACGATGACCTTCCCCAATGGCCAGACCAGGGCACGGGATCGGACTGTGCCCCTGTTTGCTTCCTGCGGTGTCTCTCCCTTCCTTAGCAAGACCTGGTTCTCCATTTCAGAGCTGTCGGAAAGCGCCGCTGGTGGATCCCTCCCATGGTGCAAAACATCACCGCTGCTCTCGAGGACCAGGAGTTTGCCGGAGTGCCACAAGTAGCGGCAGCTATCTACATCGAGGTGAGGGGGACTGACGCGGGAGGAAACGGGTGCAGCAAGGAGGCCCTGGCTTGGTTTCTGTGTTGGGCTTTGTGTTCTTCGGCTCCCTTTGTGTCCTTGGTTCCCCAACCAGCCTTCCTCAGAATTTGGACCTTGCAGCTGCCTCATCACTGAAgagtttctttctctttgggCCTCTTTAGCTGCTCAGCTGCCGTCTGCAGGTCTATCCCTGTGAAGAAACACTGGAGCAGCTCCTCACCTGGATGAAACATGACCACCTGCAAGTCCGGAAGCTCAGCGCCAGAGGAATATCCCTGCTTCTGGACTCGGACATGGCAAGTGAtgctcagagggagggaggggggggtacAGATCCTGTTTCTAATCATGGCCCAGCACTCTTTTGCTGGCAGAATGCTGCAGGGCCATTGCTAAAAGGCCTTTCAGACCTTTGAAAAGATTCTATCTTTTGTGTAGGACCCTTCGCTTCTGCGGCTGTTGCTGCTGGATTCCCTCCCTTGTGCAGAAGCCGATGTCCTCCCAGACTTGATGAACCTGGTAGACCAAGCCTATCTCTCCAGGGAGCTGGGAGAGGAAGAGCTGAAGATGCTGGCAGCAACCTACTGCGGTCTGGCTGCCCATGTGAGTATTAGGGaacacatgacatcacacacaggGGAAAGACAGGGGGAGCGTCTGGAAAACACTTGGGGAgagtcccccctgcccccagtctcCCCCACGAGGAGGATAGGGGGTTGAGCAGCCTCAAAACAACCCGGTGGACAGGAGAAAGGAAACTACTCTGATGAGAAACACTACCTCTGATGTTTTCTGCCTACAGGAGGATGACTCTGTCCGGGCATCAGCCATTCAACATCTGGGGCTGCTTCGGGCCTGGGCCAGAGACCAAAGGCTTcccgtaacaacaacaacagaagaagaagccatTAATGAACTGGTCATCGTCCTCATTCACCTGGAAGACGAGGatgaggtggccaaggtgagGGCCTAGGAGGTAGACTTATGCAGTAGGCAGGAAGGATTGTTCTCAGGAGCTTCCCAAAAAAATTTAGGGCAATTTCTAACCCTCTTCTCTTCTTGTGTTGCAGGCCGCAAGGAGGGCTCTTTCCCATCTAGCCCCAAAAGTCAAGTGGTGGGCGCATCCCAACAAATTTAGCCTCCACTTTGCACTCCACCAGGCTGCCAAGCATCTGGTAAGGTCCCTCTGCTTCATTGGCAGCTTTGCCCAGGGATGTCTTTAGGGGTGCAAGGCTCTTTTGCCACACTCTCAAGCCTGTCTGATGCCACCTCTCCTTTGTCTTTGCCAACAGAGCAAGACCTTCAGCAAGAACATCCTTCGGAGTGCTGCCTTGACATGTACCAAGCCGTCGGCCAACAGGCTGCCAGCCGTCTCCAGGGTGGCAGCTCTGCTTCTGGGTAAGTCAAGCAACATCCTTCCCTGGTAGGGATAGACAGGAACGTCTTGGTAATGATGGCAGGGAGGATGGGCATGTCCCCAGGCCACCTGCTTGGTAGGGGTCCATCTGCGCCCAGATCTTGCTCTGAGTGCTCCGCGAGGGTGGAGGCCTCTAGACGCATCAGACCATACCTGTCCTCCTACCAAGCTGCCTCTGTCTCCGCTTGCTTTGCACCGAGATGACGTCCCTTTTCTTGCCCTGTCTCTCTAGGTCACCTGGCTTTCCGGGATGCAAGTTTCATCCAGACCGAAGACATGGAATCCTATGGTACATGTAAGTGAGACGTACGGAGGGCAGGGAGGGGTACTTCTGCTGAGAAAGGGCTTTAGGGGAAGGCAGATTCCCAGGTGTATGTGCAGACAGAGCTGCCACAAGATGAACGTGTAGAAAGGATTGGAATGTGTCTGCACtgccctctcacacacaaatactcCCCTACCCCAAACCCTGGTCCTGGGAGAAGATCTGGTGGGGGTGCATTGCAAGTTTTTGTCTTGTGAAGAGCTGGTTCCTTGCTCAAACTTTCTCCCTTGCCACTCAGGGCTGGAAGAGATGCAGCAGCACGAGGAAGAAGGGCTCAGGCGGACAGGGAGGAGCTGCCTGAACATCATGCAGCGGGCCTTGGAACATCGGCAGAAAGGCAGGGTCCAGCGCCTTGTGAGGAGGCTGCTCCGCTGTGGTCACAGGGAACCTTACCCGCAGGACTTCCTGAGCTGCATGCCAGGTGAGTGAGGCGtctggtgggctatttggaagtCTGGTGGGCTGTTTAGATGGGACGTTTCTCAAGGAGCCCCTTTCTCCTCCTGACAGAACATCCACAGTAGCGCCAGGCCAAGGCA is a window from the Lacerta agilis isolate rLacAgi1 chromosome 8, rLacAgi1.pri, whole genome shotgun sequence genome containing:
- the LOC117050887 gene encoding uncharacterized protein LOC117050887; its protein translation is MVRAVGKRRWWIPPMVQNITAALEDQEFAGVPQVAAAIYIELLSCRLQVYPCEETLEQLLTWMKHDHLQVRKLSARGISLLLDSDMDPSLLRLLLLDSLPCAEADVLPDLMNLVDQAYLSRELGEEELKMLAATYCGLAAHEDDSVRASAIQHLGLLRAWARDQRLPVTTTTEEEAINELVIVLIHLEDEDEVAKAARRALSHLAPKVKWWAHPNKFSLHFALHQAAKHLSKTFSKNILRSAALTCTKPSANRLPAVSRVAALLLGLEEMQQHEEEGLRRTGRSCLNIMQRALEHRQKGRVQRLVRRLLRCGHREPYPQDFLSCMPGE